caggtcctggcggacttcgtgaatgaattcactgatgaagggatagatcatcccaagcccccgatagaggaatggtcgatgtacaccgatggcgcctcctcggcggatggagctggcataggcgttgtgatcaagggtccccaatacataaaattacgatacgcagcaaaattaaatttccatgctactttataatgctgctgaatatgaagctctaatattgggattacgcctactcaaagaaatcactccggagcggattgtgatctatagcgactctaaactaatggtcaaccaagtaatcaagaattacgaggtgaaagacgaggttctggccaaatacgtagcggaagtcaaaaagttgctggaccaccttgaagctaaggaaactaaatgggaactgattcacgtACCGAGGGAATCCAACACAGAGGcagatcatttggccaaaatggcctcttgtgaggagaactggacggatccggattgtcccttcgaagttaaaatagctccagcattcgcctcagaggaagtttctctactcacaacagtggaagatgattggagatcagtCATCCGACAATATCTGCTGaatggaaccttacctgaggacaaagaagaggcacggcggatagttaggagagcggcttatttctccgtGATCAATGACTGCCTTTACAGAaagtcctttagtcatccttggttgaagtgcattctaccGGAAGAAGGACAAaaaatcctcaaggagctacatgagggatcatgtggggcacatgaagcatccgccgccatcttgaaaaagtccaggttagcaggtttctactggcccacggctgaattggatgcccaaaaattggtagaatcttgtcacaattgtcagattcatgcgaatgaatcacatactgccaaacacattcagaggccaatcatagaaggacgtccattcgccctctggggaatagacattgtcgGCCCATTTCCTCCGACTCGCCAGCAGagaaggtacgtggtagtggcagtggaccatttcaccaaatgggtagaagccgaagctgtttcctccattactgcagaacgaatggtggaattcgtcaaagacaacatcgtaggaagatacggtgttccacataccatcatcaccgataatggaacacagttcaactgtggcgaattcaaggctttctgtgaagggttgggcatcctgaacagattcgcctccgtttattatccccagtccaatggaatgactgaAGTTACTAATCGGACGATCgtgaaggggataaagaagagattgggagagcatgataagaagtgggcggatcagctgacaagtgttttatgggcttatcgtacCACCCTGAGGACGGCTACgggggaaacaccattcgccctttctcatggcgttGAAGCTGTTattccagtcgaaatacaggtccccagtgatcgagtggccttttattgtgaagaggacaacggcaaacggctaagggagcacctagatcagatagaagatcgcagggatcaatcctatgtgcgcatggcagcatacaaacagcggattgcggcttaccatgataaaaatgccaatcttgtggatctaaatgtgggagatcttgtgctccgtaaagctgataaagtccaatctcgagaaggcaatgGCAAGTTAGGACTCAACTGGGcaggtccatatcagatagtggacaagattggatctGCCACGTTTAAAATACAtgacatggagggcaatacattgccacgcacatggaacctccaaaatctccgcaaatattttgtcagaaaatgaagtgtatatacggtcttgagtactctttttcctttaataagctttttcccatgtggtttttcttattaaaggttttaacgaggctcacctataagacctacctgctgtaataaggcatttctcccattaataaacatcatttgttctattatctgtgctctttttattatttactgcagcaatatcaatattccagtcttaaaaagagggggggcatccaacgctctccacatttacaATGTATCGCTATCTTAGAGATACGTCCTCGAGGCCTTAAAAACGTAAGAAGATCAATcttgtgagtggatctcaatctccaatagagttaaaacgatccttggacgcaagttctttacactctcttatcctttccagagaaggattcacaagtcctacgggcggatcatttcacctcaaagataggtagcaaattgatcccctgggcagctttacttcctctagaaggaatagaacagcttctaaccttcacaaaggttcataaaatggagtatggctggccacctacttcaaatcctagatgcctatatatttccttacgcaaacgtaaaggtaaaataacatagcttccataaaggatcaaaacaaattgtacttaaaaatgtttttacaatgtcacaaataaaagcaagctaagcaacaataggagcatcctcctttgcgcttACTTCGCCCACAAAGCTTGCTTGGGGATCCTCCTTCTCCACATCCGCAGACACgccatcaggagatacctccttatccaccgaagatgtgggaccaaggGGAAGAGCTTGATCAGGAATTGGTCCTGCATCCGCCTTAAGCGGCACTTCTTCAAGCTCATCCGCCAAGACCATAGTAGAGGGTTTGGTTTCTTCCACaggccccttcatccatctccgaacgtaatcacggaggtactccttagcgtCTGACATCTTATTGAACTTCACCACatcttctggttcggggacggcgaatTGTGGATCGGTGAAGTtagtctcaggatgcgccaaggagaagtacgccataagcatctcgccaGAATAAAAGGCTTGTTCACCCGCcatgtattcagcttctccaagggcgtctTCATGGCTTTTGGCATCAGACACAATCTTTGCCTTTAACCTCTTAATTTCCTCATCCCTGGGAACTAGGGCGGCTGTGGCGGAAGCAATGTTGGCATTCGCGGAAGCAAGATCTGCATTAACAGAAGCGATAGTGGAATTGGCTTCCACTATCTCTTTCTCTAGCCTCTCGatagttgccttatccgccacattctgaaggagCTCAATTTCCATAGTACGTAGGCAAGTATACAACTGTCCAAAAACAAACGATTCAATCAAAAGGCAAAAAGGATTAAGGAACTAATATTGTCTGCATCCTTTCTAAAGAAACTCACCGAAAGGAGCTCCGTCTTCCCCTTTTGGGCATGAATTGAACCAGGAATCTGGCTAtagttcctctgcacttcgcccacctgacccaaggcctcatccaaatCGTTTAGAATGGATTCATTCTcgaaagaaccttgggctccaaatttggcggaccagtatccaccgatatcaggcttcgccgtctacACAAACGTTCTAGGGTCAGAACTCAAGTTCAAAACTTAATGAACAAATAAAGATCAAAGGTAACCTACCTGTGCAATCTCCCCAGCAAGCTTGGCGGACCTCagggcatccgccataagcttaagaCCTCCAGTGGTGTTAGGCTTCCTCCTctttagtggcggctcaaccactgtttctGCAGGACGTTTTCCAGTATCCGCTTGAGGATTCGCCGCTTGATCTTTCTTGCGTGCCTCAGCCTCCAGAAACTtcttacgcttctctgcaagagcgtgattggccttagataaacccctgccaaggaaaacattaaagtaatcaaagttcacgaagaaatgaaaggtaccttggtcaaattgcgtaatctttgagtaaatgaattgatccccttcccggcgaatcaatggaatatcactcatcatgaaagctaaggcatccgcatatgtccatgcatccgccttgatctgcttTATGAGCTCTGTCACCTTCTCATCACTATCCGTTAaaattcgcatatcgcccgccatatgcaacggcctgggattccaaaaggaaggaaaacccagtggttcgccatcttttatcttcacgtagaagaatctctcatcccagcaatgaacattggacattttgtcactaaagggcgaatacactccgaatttggcgaacgaAAGATAGGATTCGGACTCCGTTTTgatggtttgtgaaaagctctaaagatacgacccgtatatactactcctaaatttgaggcgaggtagcagtctaaagcgataTCCAACCAGCAGTTGGGATGTAGCTGGCTAACCGTAATgtcaaagtaggagaggatgtccgccatcatctttggaagaggaagtcggaatccTCTCTCCACGTGACTACAGTATACTGTAAGGAAACCGCTAGGCATACAGGAAGGACGTTGAAAAGAGGCGGCAAGCTGAGTTTCATAGTTCTTGATCCAGgggaagcgattcgccagatccactagatcTGCGgtgctcatacgagacggagtagactccgctcggggattctttttcttaggaggaattgaagaagaggccattgtccccggaaaCCACCTAGATGCACCGGCCGGAACGGCACCGGAgacaaaaggaaaaagagtcgggttcctagtggaacgagtttgataATGATTACGTACcgagttactaaacccagctaaatcagagttaatcgtgccctcggaagaagaagagttctccgatgacgaggTAGTCCAACTAAAATCGACTTCTATTTCAGGAGAGGAGgttgaattaaaaagttctgaagttgatctagaagatgcaCTACAAAAAAAAGAGGCTTTTAATGAGaagaaaaattatcattaaaagCCCAAATATTCTCATGAAAGAATTTTTAATGAGAATTATTACTCTCATGGGTCCCTTCATTACAGGGATCCCTTACTAAAAGTAATTATGAGAATAAAATGCATTCTCATTATCACCATATATAATGAGATTAATTATCCTCATtagaattttttataataataaaaactcttctcgttaaattgtttataataattaaaaatattctcattaattttttatataataatttaaaatctTCTCATTAAATCTTTTataatgattcaaaaactcCTCATTAAAGattttatcatgataaaaaaatatttacattatataataatatcctgcttattaattataagaatacaattcaacaataaattataaaacaaagtTCCATTTCAATTCACTAAGAAAAAAGAGCCATAACTTAGAAACAAAATGCATTACATGAGCAACACAATAGCTTGGATTTACATATTCGTAAACAATCAGCATCAACATCTTATATAAAAGCTCTAGCCGGATGCCTGACTCCAACAAACATGGCATAGCCAAACATTCCAACCGTTGTAGGACAAACAACAACCTACACAATGCAAACCCTATAATTAATATACCTAATTAACAGtaccaaaaaaatgaaaaatgttgAGGCAAAAATCTTCCATGTTCTAATTAAAAGATCATAGGGCCAATATCAGAAAGAAACCACAAAACACATGATTATTTCATTTCCTAATATATCTTTGAACCATTgtcgctgagcgagggtccggagaggggtcccaccacaagggtgtactggggacaagccttcccctgccaatttatttggcaagaggccgctcctaagactcgaacccgtgacctcttggtcacatgacaacaacgtttaccgttacgccaaggctcgccctcaaccTCTGCCTTCCTATAATTGACCAAAAACAAAAGGTGATCAACCTTTTCTTTTGTAAGAACCCCATTGACAAATAagagaataaacatcttatcattTCGATGAAAGCTTCAAAACTTCAAGAGAATTATCAAGAACAATCTCCCTCAAGAGAAACAGCAATTGAAAATCTCAAATACAAGACTCATGAATAGAACTCTTTAGTTTGAGAGAACAATATTGGATATAAGCTTAAGAACAATTTTGAAACCAATGCCTGATATTTATGGCAATAAAACAAAGATACAAGAGAGAGGTAAATAGGCAATATATATGCAGATATTTAAGAAAAAACGAAGCAGTAGTCAATTTCAAAGTAGCAGGCATGAGAATGATCAAGAAATAGAATGGTCAATTCACAGTTCATAGCAGGCATGATTTCAGCATGTGCATCAAATGATGACAATCATAATCTATGAGCATGAGGCCTTTTTTCTATTCTGATTAGTCATGGGAATAGAAGGtgcatttatattattttaaaaggaaaaaaaaaacttgcaaTAATAGGAGGCACTGCCTACAAAGCAAAGACCAGTACCCTTGTAATCAGCCAAATGTTGAGTTGATATCGTGCCCCTCATACAACCTTTAGAGTTGACATATACTACTACAGTATGGGGCATTACTTTCTCGACATCTCCTGCAACAACACTGCCCAACTTCACAGTTTCTTCTTCAGAAACCCTGACATAATTACCAGCAGTCATGAATTTATCAAATAGCCAATGGTTTGAGAGTTAATAGTTTAGTTTGATTAGACAAATCGTTAACATAATCATTTTAGAACCTATGGTATAATGCAAAATTACCTATCCTGTTTCAGTTCTCTAGAGCATCAACCGGCTATGCACATGATGAAAACTTCCATTTCTTAGAAGAAATTTAGCCATGTGTATCCAAGTGTGTGAGGAAGAAGCTCTGCCAACTCAATGCTAGAACGACCCATGCTTTTTCTAATACGGTTTCAGTTAATGGACTCAATGTCAGCCATGAATATGCTATAAATTGGTTGAGGCCTCTTTCATACCATAATATGCAATTGCACCTGCATGTATGTGTCTTGACTGGTTACTTTTGTCAGTTAACTaaaaaattatgcaaaagttatAATTCCAATCCAGATTTCAGAATCAATGGCCAGTAAAACAACAAAAGTTTCACAACATCAACAGAAACAgtataattttgttcttttcATTGGAAGGAATTGACAAgtgatataaaagaaaaatcaatCTTACCACAACACCAGTGTCCATATGGCTAATATCAGCAGTAACACCAGGAGTATTGACGACATCATACAAATGAAGAACGGAAACCAATGGATTCATCTTCATCAACATTGCGAGAGGCTGCCCTATTCCTCCTGTTGCTCCCAATATAGCTACCTTGAATCCGGGCCATCCTCCTTTTGCCCGGCAATTTGACCGGCTCATAACAGAGCTCTCCTCCATCTTTTtccatcaaattttaaaaaaaaaacaaaattcagAAAACAAGAATTTAATTAAAGAAGAAAAGCATCACAATTTAAGAGAATTTGAATGACTGACATGGAGATTTGGAGGATTAAGGTGTGCAACGAGTGTTCCAATTCGTTGATTAGCGTTCATGATCTTGTTGGGTTTAGATCACAGGAGTggaaaactataaataaataaataagggaTGGGTTTGGAAGAGTGTGAATATTGGGAAATGTGAAAATCAAAAACAGAACTTATCCAGCACCACGCTGACATGTTGGGCTCATGATCGTTCAGTGTATCTTCATTTTTGTTGTGAAAACTGAAAAACAGAACTTATCCAGCACCTGCATGTTGTTTTGCTTAACTAAAAAATTCTTCATTAGCCATAAAAAAAGCTCTGATTAGACAACCGGCAAGACCTCTGGTTACATCATTGACGAAATCGATCTAACAAATGTTGCGATCAACTATCAAACCCCAAGCTAGAGCAACGAGGCTTAACCATACAAACAACAGAACACTCCTCCTTATTCCATACCCAAGATAAAGAGCCATAAACCCAAAACCTCCAAATGAGCAATAATATAAGCATAGTATAGAGTTGGGAAATCAATCTCCTGCATATGATAGTAAATATCAATAAACACAATTTCCATAAACCTAGAGCCCAAAACCCAAGTTTGTGCAAGCTATTCATTGTAAAACTCATAATTAAAAGCACGGAAGCACACACAAATGCAGCTGATTCGAAAGCGGGGAGCCATACAAATATTCCAAGTTGCTTCCCTTTTCTTTCGGTGCTTTTTTCATCTGCGGAAGTTTTCAAGACAACTGCTTCTTCTACAGGGATGCTGATGCTCACTGACCCTGAATCTTGGGTTTTAAAGGTACCTTCATTCTATGCATTTGGACCCACTCAACAGCACTTCTAGTGGCTTAGAAAGAAACTTTCTTTAAAGTCTTTTCTGCAATGGACCAAAGTCTCAAAAAATATAAAGCCGGAATTCAATATTCCAAATGAACCCACAACCACAAGAATAAAGTGGTGATAATGCACTCTAATAGAAAAAGACACAACAACCATATC
The window above is part of the Euphorbia lathyris chromosome 3, ddEupLath1.1, whole genome shotgun sequence genome. Proteins encoded here:
- the LOC136223158 gene encoding malate dehydrogenase, glyoxysomal-like isoform X1 translates to MNANQRIGTLVAHLNPPNLHMEESSVMSRSNCRAKGGWPGFKVAILGATGGIGQPLAMLMKMNPLVSVLHLYDVVNTPGVTADISHMDTGVVVQLHIMV
- the LOC136223158 gene encoding malate dehydrogenase, glyoxysomal-like isoform X2, which encodes MNANQRIGTLVAHLNPPNLHMEESSVMSRSNCRAKGGWPGFKVAILGATGGIGQPLAMLMKMNPLVSVLHLYDVVNTPGVTADISHMDTGVVGF